A single genomic interval of Bos indicus isolate NIAB-ARS_2022 breed Sahiwal x Tharparkar chromosome 5, NIAB-ARS_B.indTharparkar_mat_pri_1.0, whole genome shotgun sequence harbors:
- the PRPF40B gene encoding pre-mRNA-processing factor 40 homolog B isoform X5 yields MSVPDSGPRPPAAPAPFPPGPPMMPPPFMPPPGIPPPFPPMGLPPMSQRPPAIPPMPPGIMPPMLPPMGAPPPLTQIPGMVPPMMPGMLMPAVPVTAATAPGADTASSAVAGTGPPRALWSEHVAPDGRIYYYNADDKQSVWEKPSVLKSKAELLLSQCPWKEYKSDTGKPYYYNNQSKESRWTRPKDLDDLEALVKQEAAGKQQQPQALQPQPPQPQPDPPPVPPGPTLLPTGLLEPEPGGSEDCAVSEAAQPLEQGFLQQPEEGPSSSAGQHQPPQQEEEESKPEPERSGLSWSNREKAKQAFKELLRDKAVPSNASWEQAMKMVVTDPRYSALPKLSEKKQAFNAYKAQREKEEKEEARLRAKEAKQTLQHFLEQHERMTSTTRYRRAEQTFGELEVWAVVPERDRKEVYDDVLFFLAKKEKEQAKQLRRRNIQALKSILDGMSSVNFQTTWSQAQQYLMDNPSFAQDHQLQNMDKEDALICFEEHIRALEREEEEERERARLRERRQQRKNREAFQTFLDELHETGQLHSMSTWMELYPAVSTDIRFANMLGQPGSTPLDLFKFYVEELKARFHDEKKIIKDILKDRGFCVEVNTAFEDFAHVISFDKRAAALDAGNIKLTFNSLLEKAEAREREREKEEARRLRRREAAFRSMLRQAVPALELGTAWEEVRERFVCDSAFEQITLESERIRLFREFLQVLETECQHLHSKGRKHGRKGKKHHRKRSHSPSVSWRGSESGDEELPPPSLRPPKRRRRNPSESGSEPSSSLDSVESGGAALGGRGSPSSRLLLGSGRKRREGRRTGLRLPQTDHGLRKAKKPKKKTKKRRHKSNSPESETDPEEKAAKESDEKEPEQDKDRDLRRAELPNRSPAFGVKKEKTGWDTSESELSEGELERRRRTLLQQLDDHQ; encoded by the exons ATG TCGGTTCCCGATTCTGGTCCCCGGCCCCCAGCAGCGCCTGCCCCCTTCCCACCGGGGCCCCCCATGATGCCACCACCCTTC ATGCCTCCTCCAGGAATTCCCCCACCTTTTCCTCCAATGGGGCTCCCTCCCATGAGTCAGAGACCACCAGCCATCCCCCCCATGCCACCTGGCATCATGCCCCCAATGCTCCCACCGATGGGGGCACCACCACCACTCACACAG ATACCAGGAATGGTACCTCCCATGATGCCAGGAATGCTGATGCCAGCAGTGCCTGTCACCGCAGCG ACGGCTCCGGGTGCGGACACCGCCAGCT CTGCTGTGGCTGGGACAGGCCCTCCG aGGGCCCTGTGGAGCGAGCATGTAGCCCCTGACGGGCGCATCTACTACTACAACGCTGACGACAAGCAGTCCGTGTGGGAGAAGCCCAGCGTGCTCAAGTCCAAGGCAGAG CTCCTGCTGTCCCAGTGTCCCTGGAAAGAGTACAAGTCGGACACAGGCAAACCTTACTACTACAACAATCAGAGTAAGGAGTCCCGCTGGACCCGGCCCAAGGACCTGGATGACCTGGAGG CTCTAGTCAAACAAGAGGCTGCAGG GaaacagcagcagccacaggcacTACAGCCACAGCCTCCTCAGCCTCAGCCCGATCCCCCACCTGTGCCGCCAGGCCCCACCCTGCTGCCCACAGGCCTCCTAGAACCTGAGCCAGGTGGGAGTGAAGATTGCGCTGTGTCAGAGGCTGCCCAGCCCCTGGAACAGGGGTTCCTGCAGCAGCCAGAGGAGGGCCCCAGCAG TTCTGCTGGACAGCATCAGCCACCGcagcaagaggaagaagaatcaaAACCGGAGCCGGAGAGGTCTGGCCTCAGTTGGAGCAACCGGGAGAAGGCAAAGCAGGCCTTCAAGGAGCTGCTGAGGGACAAG GCTGTCCCCTCCAATGCTTCGTGGGAACAGGCCATGAAGATGGTGGTCACTGACCCCCGTTACAG TGCCTTGCCCAAACTGAGTGAGAAAAAGCAGGCATTCAATGCCTACAAAGCGCAgcgggagaaggaggagaaggaagaggcccGGCTAAGAGCCAAGGAGGCCAAGCAGACCTTGCAGCATTTCCTGGAGCAGCATGAACGCATGACCTCCACTACCCGCTACCG GCGGGCAGAACAGACCTTTGGGGAGCTGGAGGTCTGGGCTGTGGTCCCTGAGAGGGATCGAAAAGAGGTTTATGATGATGTCCTCTTCTTCCTGGCCAAGAAAGAGAAG GAACAGGCCAAGCAGCTGCGGCGCCGCAACATCCAGGCCCTGAAGAGCATCCTAGATGGGATGAGTAGTGTCAACTTCCAAACAACATGGTCCCAGGCCCAGCAGTACCTCATGGATAACCCCAGCTTTGCTCAGGACCATCAGCTGCAGA ACATGGACAAGGAAGATGCGCTGATCTGCTTTGAGGAGCACATCCGAGctttggagagggaggaggaggaggagcgagAGCGAGCCCGACTTCGGGAGCGGCGCCAGCAGCGCAAGAACCGGGAAGCCTTCCAG ACCTTCCTGGATGAGCTGCACGAGACAGGGCAGCTGCACTCCATGTCCACCTGGATGGAGCTGTACCCAGCGGTCAGCACTGATATCCGCTTTGCCAACATGCTGGGCCAGCCGG gcTCCACCCCTCTGGACTTGTTCAAGTTCTATGTGGAAGAGTTGAAGGCCCGATTCCATGATGAGAAGAAGATCATAAAGGACATCCTTAAG GACCGGGGCTTCTGCGTGGAGGTGAACACAGCCTTCGAGGACTTCGCCCACGTCATAAGCTTTGACAAGAGGGCTGCTGCGCTGGATGCAGGCAACATCAAGCTGACTTTCAATAGT CTGCTGGAGAAAGCAGAGGCGCGCGAGAGAGAGCGGGAGAAGGAGGAGGCCCGGCGGCTGCGGCGCAGGGAAGCTGCCTTCCGAAGCATGCTGAGGCAGGCTGTGCCTGCTCTGGAGCTGGGCACGGCCTGGGAAGAG GTCCGTGAGCGCTTTGTGTGCGACTCAGCCTTTGAGCAGATCACCCTGGAGTCGGAGCGGATCCGGCTCTTTCGGGAGTTCCTGCAGGTACTGGAG ACGGAATGCCAGCACCTCCACAGCAAAGGCCGGAAACACGGCAGAAAGGGCAAGAAGCACCATCGCAAGCGTTCCCACTCACCTTCAGTGAGTTGGCGG GGCTCTGAGTCAGGAGATGAGGAGCTGCCCCCACCCTCTCTCCGGCCCCCCAAGCGGAGGCGACGGAACCCCTCGGAGTCAGGCTCTGAGCCCTCTTCCTCACTTGATTCTGTTGAAAGTGGGGGTGCTGCCCTTGGAGGACGGGGTTCCCCCTCCTCTCGCCTTCTCCTTGGATCAG GCAGGAAgcggagagaaggaaggaggactgGACTGAGACTTCCTCAGACAG ATCATGGTCTTCGGAAagccaagaaaccaaaaaagaaaactaagaagagAAGACACAAGTCG AATAGTCCTGAGAGCGAGACAGACCCTGAGGAGAAAGCTGCCAAGGAGAGTGATGAGAAAGAACCGGAACAGGACAAGGACAGGGACCTCCGGCGGGCAGAGCTCCCTAACCGCTCCCCAGCCTTTGGAGTCAAGAAGGAGAAG ACGGGCTGGGACACGTCGGAAAGCGAGCTGAGTGAGGGTGAGCTGGAAAGACGGCGGCGGACGCTCTTGCAGCAGCTGGACGACCACCAGTGA
- the PRPF40B gene encoding pre-mRNA-processing factor 40 homolog B isoform X8, which yields MMPPPGIPPPFPPMGLPPMSQRPPAIPPMPPGIMPPMLPPMGAPPPLTQIPGMVPPMMPGMLMPAVPVTAATAPGADTASSAVAGTGPPRALWSEHVAPDGRIYYYNADDKQSVWEKPSVLKSKAELLLSQCPWKEYKSDTGKPYYYNNQSKESRWTRPKDLDDLEALVKQEAAGKQQQPQALQPQPPQPQPDPPPVPPGPTLLPTGLLEPEPGGSEDCAVSEAAQPLEQGFLQQPEEGPSSSAGQHQPPQQEEEESKPEPERSGLSWSNREKAKQAFKELLRDKAVPSNASWEQAMKMVVTDPRYSALPKLSEKKQAFNAYKAQREKEEKEEARLRAKEAKQTLQHFLEQHERMTSTTRYRRAEQTFGELEVWAVVPERDRKEVYDDVLFFLAKKEKEQAKQLRRRNIQALKSILDGMSSVNFQTTWSQAQQYLMDNPSFAQDHQLQNMDKEDALICFEEHIRALEREEEEERERARLRERRQQRKNREAFQTFLDELHETGQLHSMSTWMELYPAVSTDIRFANMLGQPGSTPLDLFKFYVEELKARFHDEKKIIKDILKDRGFCVEVNTAFEDFAHVISFDKRAAALDAGNIKLTFNSLLEKAEAREREREKEEARRLRRREAAFRSMLRQAVPALELGTAWEEVRERFVCDSAFEQITLESERIRLFREFLQVLETECQHLHSKGRKHGRKGKKHHRKRSHSPSVSWRGSESGDEELPPPSLRPPKRRRRNPSESGSEPSSSLDSVESGGAALGGRGSPSSRLLLGSGRKRREGRRTGLRLPQTDHGLRKAKKPKKKTKKRRHKSNSPESETDPEEKAAKESDEKEPEQDKDRDLRRAELPNRSPAFGVKKEKTGWDTSESELSEGELERRRRTLLQQLDDHQ from the exons ATG ATGCCTCCTCCAGGAATTCCCCCACCTTTTCCTCCAATGGGGCTCCCTCCCATGAGTCAGAGACCACCAGCCATCCCCCCCATGCCACCTGGCATCATGCCCCCAATGCTCCCACCGATGGGGGCACCACCACCACTCACACAG ATACCAGGAATGGTACCTCCCATGATGCCAGGAATGCTGATGCCAGCAGTGCCTGTCACCGCAGCG ACGGCTCCGGGTGCGGACACCGCCAGCT CTGCTGTGGCTGGGACAGGCCCTCCG aGGGCCCTGTGGAGCGAGCATGTAGCCCCTGACGGGCGCATCTACTACTACAACGCTGACGACAAGCAGTCCGTGTGGGAGAAGCCCAGCGTGCTCAAGTCCAAGGCAGAG CTCCTGCTGTCCCAGTGTCCCTGGAAAGAGTACAAGTCGGACACAGGCAAACCTTACTACTACAACAATCAGAGTAAGGAGTCCCGCTGGACCCGGCCCAAGGACCTGGATGACCTGGAGG CTCTAGTCAAACAAGAGGCTGCAGG GaaacagcagcagccacaggcacTACAGCCACAGCCTCCTCAGCCTCAGCCCGATCCCCCACCTGTGCCGCCAGGCCCCACCCTGCTGCCCACAGGCCTCCTAGAACCTGAGCCAGGTGGGAGTGAAGATTGCGCTGTGTCAGAGGCTGCCCAGCCCCTGGAACAGGGGTTCCTGCAGCAGCCAGAGGAGGGCCCCAGCAG TTCTGCTGGACAGCATCAGCCACCGcagcaagaggaagaagaatcaaAACCGGAGCCGGAGAGGTCTGGCCTCAGTTGGAGCAACCGGGAGAAGGCAAAGCAGGCCTTCAAGGAGCTGCTGAGGGACAAG GCTGTCCCCTCCAATGCTTCGTGGGAACAGGCCATGAAGATGGTGGTCACTGACCCCCGTTACAG TGCCTTGCCCAAACTGAGTGAGAAAAAGCAGGCATTCAATGCCTACAAAGCGCAgcgggagaaggaggagaaggaagaggcccGGCTAAGAGCCAAGGAGGCCAAGCAGACCTTGCAGCATTTCCTGGAGCAGCATGAACGCATGACCTCCACTACCCGCTACCG GCGGGCAGAACAGACCTTTGGGGAGCTGGAGGTCTGGGCTGTGGTCCCTGAGAGGGATCGAAAAGAGGTTTATGATGATGTCCTCTTCTTCCTGGCCAAGAAAGAGAAG GAACAGGCCAAGCAGCTGCGGCGCCGCAACATCCAGGCCCTGAAGAGCATCCTAGATGGGATGAGTAGTGTCAACTTCCAAACAACATGGTCCCAGGCCCAGCAGTACCTCATGGATAACCCCAGCTTTGCTCAGGACCATCAGCTGCAGA ACATGGACAAGGAAGATGCGCTGATCTGCTTTGAGGAGCACATCCGAGctttggagagggaggaggaggaggagcgagAGCGAGCCCGACTTCGGGAGCGGCGCCAGCAGCGCAAGAACCGGGAAGCCTTCCAG ACCTTCCTGGATGAGCTGCACGAGACAGGGCAGCTGCACTCCATGTCCACCTGGATGGAGCTGTACCCAGCGGTCAGCACTGATATCCGCTTTGCCAACATGCTGGGCCAGCCGG gcTCCACCCCTCTGGACTTGTTCAAGTTCTATGTGGAAGAGTTGAAGGCCCGATTCCATGATGAGAAGAAGATCATAAAGGACATCCTTAAG GACCGGGGCTTCTGCGTGGAGGTGAACACAGCCTTCGAGGACTTCGCCCACGTCATAAGCTTTGACAAGAGGGCTGCTGCGCTGGATGCAGGCAACATCAAGCTGACTTTCAATAGT CTGCTGGAGAAAGCAGAGGCGCGCGAGAGAGAGCGGGAGAAGGAGGAGGCCCGGCGGCTGCGGCGCAGGGAAGCTGCCTTCCGAAGCATGCTGAGGCAGGCTGTGCCTGCTCTGGAGCTGGGCACGGCCTGGGAAGAG GTCCGTGAGCGCTTTGTGTGCGACTCAGCCTTTGAGCAGATCACCCTGGAGTCGGAGCGGATCCGGCTCTTTCGGGAGTTCCTGCAGGTACTGGAG ACGGAATGCCAGCACCTCCACAGCAAAGGCCGGAAACACGGCAGAAAGGGCAAGAAGCACCATCGCAAGCGTTCCCACTCACCTTCAGTGAGTTGGCGG GGCTCTGAGTCAGGAGATGAGGAGCTGCCCCCACCCTCTCTCCGGCCCCCCAAGCGGAGGCGACGGAACCCCTCGGAGTCAGGCTCTGAGCCCTCTTCCTCACTTGATTCTGTTGAAAGTGGGGGTGCTGCCCTTGGAGGACGGGGTTCCCCCTCCTCTCGCCTTCTCCTTGGATCAG GCAGGAAgcggagagaaggaaggaggactgGACTGAGACTTCCTCAGACAG ATCATGGTCTTCGGAAagccaagaaaccaaaaaagaaaactaagaagagAAGACACAAGTCG AATAGTCCTGAGAGCGAGACAGACCCTGAGGAGAAAGCTGCCAAGGAGAGTGATGAGAAAGAACCGGAACAGGACAAGGACAGGGACCTCCGGCGGGCAGAGCTCCCTAACCGCTCCCCAGCCTTTGGAGTCAAGAAGGAGAAG ACGGGCTGGGACACGTCGGAAAGCGAGCTGAGTGAGGGTGAGCTGGAAAGACGGCGGCGGACGCTCTTGCAGCAGCTGGACGACCACCAGTGA
- the PRPF40B gene encoding pre-mRNA-processing factor 40 homolog B isoform X2, which translates to MPPPGIPPPFPPMGLPPMSQRPPAIPPMPPGIMPPMLPPMGAPPPLTQIPGMVPPMMPGMLMPAVPVTAATAPGADTASSAVAGTGPPRALWSEHVAPDGRIYYYNADDKQSVWEKPSVLKSKAELLLSQCPWKEYKSDTGKPYYYNNQTLVKQEAAGKQQQPQALQPQPPQPQPDPPPVPPGPTLLPTGLLEPEPGGSEDCAVSEAAQPLEQGFLQQPEEGPSSSAGQHQPPQQEEEESKPEPERSGLSWSNREKAKQAFKELLRDKAVPSNASWEQAMKMVVTDPRYSALPKLSEKKQAFNAYKAQREKEEKEEARLRAKEAKQTLQHFLEQHERMTSTTRYRRAEQTFGELEVWAVVPERDRKEVYDDVLFFLAKKEKEQAKQLRRRNIQALKSILDGMSSVNFQTTWSQAQQYLMDNPSFAQDHQLQNMDKEDALICFEEHIRALEREEEEERERARLRERRQQRKNREAFQTFLDELHETGQLHSMSTWMELYPAVSTDIRFANMLGQPGSTPLDLFKFYVEELKARFHDEKKIIKDILKDRGFCVEVNTAFEDFAHVISFDKRAAALDAGNIKLTFNSLLEKAEAREREREKEEARRLRRREAAFRSMLRQAVPALELGTAWEEVRERFVCDSAFEQITLESERIRLFREFLQVLETECQHLHSKGRKHGRKGKKHHRKRSHSPSVSWRGSESGDEELPPPSLRPPKRRRRNPSESGSEPSSSLDSVESGGAALGGRGSPSSRLLLGSGRKRREGRRTGLRLPQTDHGLRKAKKPKKKTKKRRHKSNSPESETDPEEKAAKESDEKEPEQDKDRDLRRAELPNRSPAFGVKKEKTGWDTSESELSEGELERRRRTLLQQLDDHQ; encoded by the exons ATGCCTCCTCCAGGAATTCCCCCACCTTTTCCTCCAATGGGGCTCCCTCCCATGAGTCAGAGACCACCAGCCATCCCCCCCATGCCACCTGGCATCATGCCCCCAATGCTCCCACCGATGGGGGCACCACCACCACTCACACAG ATACCAGGAATGGTACCTCCCATGATGCCAGGAATGCTGATGCCAGCAGTGCCTGTCACCGCAGCG ACGGCTCCGGGTGCGGACACCGCCAGCT CTGCTGTGGCTGGGACAGGCCCTCCG aGGGCCCTGTGGAGCGAGCATGTAGCCCCTGACGGGCGCATCTACTACTACAACGCTGACGACAAGCAGTCCGTGTGGGAGAAGCCCAGCGTGCTCAAGTCCAAGGCAGAG CTCCTGCTGTCCCAGTGTCCCTGGAAAGAGTACAAGTCGGACACAGGCAAACCTTACTACTACAACAATCAGA CTCTAGTCAAACAAGAGGCTGCAGG GaaacagcagcagccacaggcacTACAGCCACAGCCTCCTCAGCCTCAGCCCGATCCCCCACCTGTGCCGCCAGGCCCCACCCTGCTGCCCACAGGCCTCCTAGAACCTGAGCCAGGTGGGAGTGAAGATTGCGCTGTGTCAGAGGCTGCCCAGCCCCTGGAACAGGGGTTCCTGCAGCAGCCAGAGGAGGGCCCCAGCAG TTCTGCTGGACAGCATCAGCCACCGcagcaagaggaagaagaatcaaAACCGGAGCCGGAGAGGTCTGGCCTCAGTTGGAGCAACCGGGAGAAGGCAAAGCAGGCCTTCAAGGAGCTGCTGAGGGACAAG GCTGTCCCCTCCAATGCTTCGTGGGAACAGGCCATGAAGATGGTGGTCACTGACCCCCGTTACAG TGCCTTGCCCAAACTGAGTGAGAAAAAGCAGGCATTCAATGCCTACAAAGCGCAgcgggagaaggaggagaaggaagaggcccGGCTAAGAGCCAAGGAGGCCAAGCAGACCTTGCAGCATTTCCTGGAGCAGCATGAACGCATGACCTCCACTACCCGCTACCG GCGGGCAGAACAGACCTTTGGGGAGCTGGAGGTCTGGGCTGTGGTCCCTGAGAGGGATCGAAAAGAGGTTTATGATGATGTCCTCTTCTTCCTGGCCAAGAAAGAGAAG GAACAGGCCAAGCAGCTGCGGCGCCGCAACATCCAGGCCCTGAAGAGCATCCTAGATGGGATGAGTAGTGTCAACTTCCAAACAACATGGTCCCAGGCCCAGCAGTACCTCATGGATAACCCCAGCTTTGCTCAGGACCATCAGCTGCAGA ACATGGACAAGGAAGATGCGCTGATCTGCTTTGAGGAGCACATCCGAGctttggagagggaggaggaggaggagcgagAGCGAGCCCGACTTCGGGAGCGGCGCCAGCAGCGCAAGAACCGGGAAGCCTTCCAG ACCTTCCTGGATGAGCTGCACGAGACAGGGCAGCTGCACTCCATGTCCACCTGGATGGAGCTGTACCCAGCGGTCAGCACTGATATCCGCTTTGCCAACATGCTGGGCCAGCCGG gcTCCACCCCTCTGGACTTGTTCAAGTTCTATGTGGAAGAGTTGAAGGCCCGATTCCATGATGAGAAGAAGATCATAAAGGACATCCTTAAG GACCGGGGCTTCTGCGTGGAGGTGAACACAGCCTTCGAGGACTTCGCCCACGTCATAAGCTTTGACAAGAGGGCTGCTGCGCTGGATGCAGGCAACATCAAGCTGACTTTCAATAGT CTGCTGGAGAAAGCAGAGGCGCGCGAGAGAGAGCGGGAGAAGGAGGAGGCCCGGCGGCTGCGGCGCAGGGAAGCTGCCTTCCGAAGCATGCTGAGGCAGGCTGTGCCTGCTCTGGAGCTGGGCACGGCCTGGGAAGAG GTCCGTGAGCGCTTTGTGTGCGACTCAGCCTTTGAGCAGATCACCCTGGAGTCGGAGCGGATCCGGCTCTTTCGGGAGTTCCTGCAGGTACTGGAG ACGGAATGCCAGCACCTCCACAGCAAAGGCCGGAAACACGGCAGAAAGGGCAAGAAGCACCATCGCAAGCGTTCCCACTCACCTTCAGTGAGTTGGCGG GGCTCTGAGTCAGGAGATGAGGAGCTGCCCCCACCCTCTCTCCGGCCCCCCAAGCGGAGGCGACGGAACCCCTCGGAGTCAGGCTCTGAGCCCTCTTCCTCACTTGATTCTGTTGAAAGTGGGGGTGCTGCCCTTGGAGGACGGGGTTCCCCCTCCTCTCGCCTTCTCCTTGGATCAG GCAGGAAgcggagagaaggaaggaggactgGACTGAGACTTCCTCAGACAG ATCATGGTCTTCGGAAagccaagaaaccaaaaaagaaaactaagaagagAAGACACAAGTCG AATAGTCCTGAGAGCGAGACAGACCCTGAGGAGAAAGCTGCCAAGGAGAGTGATGAGAAAGAACCGGAACAGGACAAGGACAGGGACCTCCGGCGGGCAGAGCTCCCTAACCGCTCCCCAGCCTTTGGAGTCAAGAAGGAGAAG ACGGGCTGGGACACGTCGGAAAGCGAGCTGAGTGAGGGTGAGCTGGAAAGACGGCGGCGGACGCTCTTGCAGCAGCTGGACGACCACCAGTGA
- the PRPF40B gene encoding pre-mRNA-processing factor 40 homolog B isoform X9: MPPPGIPPPFPPMGLPPMSQRPPAIPPMPPGIMPPMLPPMGAPPPLTQIPGMVPPMMPGMLMPAVPVTAATAPGADTASSAVAGTGPPRALWSEHVAPDGRIYYYNADDKQSVWEKPSVLKSKAELLLSQCPWKEYKSDTGKPYYYNNQSKESRWTRPKDLDDLEALVKQEAAGKQQQPQALQPQPPQPQPDPPPVPPGPTLLPTGLLEPEPGGSEDCAVSEAAQPLEQGFLQQPEEGPSSSAGQHQPPQQEEEESKPEPERSGLSWSNREKAKQAFKELLRDKAVPSNASWEQAMKMVVTDPRYSALPKLSEKKQAFNAYKAQREKEEKEEARLRAKEAKQTLQHFLEQHERMTSTTRYRRAEQTFGELEVWAVVPERDRKEVYDDVLFFLAKKEKEQAKQLRRRNIQALKSILDGMSSVNFQTTWSQAQQYLMDNPSFAQDHQLQNMDKEDALICFEEHIRALEREEEEERERARLRERRQQRKNREAFQTFLDELHETGQLHSMSTWMELYPAVSTDIRFANMLGQPGSTPLDLFKFYVEELKARFHDEKKIIKDILKDRGFCVEVNTAFEDFAHVISFDKRAAALDAGNIKLTFNSLLEKAEAREREREKEEARRLRRREAAFRSMLRQAVPALELGTAWEEVRERFVCDSAFEQITLESERIRLFREFLQVLETECQHLHSKGRKHGRKGKKHHRKRSHSPSVSWRGSESGDEELPPPSLRPPKRRRRNPSESGSEPSSSLDSVESGGAALGGRGSPSSRLLLGSGRKRREGRRTGLRLPQTDHGLRKAKKPKKKTKKRRHKSNSPESETDPEEKAAKESDEKEPEQDKDRDLRRAELPNRSPAFGVKKEKTGWDTSESELSEGELERRRRTLLQQLDDHQ, from the exons ATGCCTCCTCCAGGAATTCCCCCACCTTTTCCTCCAATGGGGCTCCCTCCCATGAGTCAGAGACCACCAGCCATCCCCCCCATGCCACCTGGCATCATGCCCCCAATGCTCCCACCGATGGGGGCACCACCACCACTCACACAG ATACCAGGAATGGTACCTCCCATGATGCCAGGAATGCTGATGCCAGCAGTGCCTGTCACCGCAGCG ACGGCTCCGGGTGCGGACACCGCCAGCT CTGCTGTGGCTGGGACAGGCCCTCCG aGGGCCCTGTGGAGCGAGCATGTAGCCCCTGACGGGCGCATCTACTACTACAACGCTGACGACAAGCAGTCCGTGTGGGAGAAGCCCAGCGTGCTCAAGTCCAAGGCAGAG CTCCTGCTGTCCCAGTGTCCCTGGAAAGAGTACAAGTCGGACACAGGCAAACCTTACTACTACAACAATCAGAGTAAGGAGTCCCGCTGGACCCGGCCCAAGGACCTGGATGACCTGGAGG CTCTAGTCAAACAAGAGGCTGCAGG GaaacagcagcagccacaggcacTACAGCCACAGCCTCCTCAGCCTCAGCCCGATCCCCCACCTGTGCCGCCAGGCCCCACCCTGCTGCCCACAGGCCTCCTAGAACCTGAGCCAGGTGGGAGTGAAGATTGCGCTGTGTCAGAGGCTGCCCAGCCCCTGGAACAGGGGTTCCTGCAGCAGCCAGAGGAGGGCCCCAGCAG TTCTGCTGGACAGCATCAGCCACCGcagcaagaggaagaagaatcaaAACCGGAGCCGGAGAGGTCTGGCCTCAGTTGGAGCAACCGGGAGAAGGCAAAGCAGGCCTTCAAGGAGCTGCTGAGGGACAAG GCTGTCCCCTCCAATGCTTCGTGGGAACAGGCCATGAAGATGGTGGTCACTGACCCCCGTTACAG TGCCTTGCCCAAACTGAGTGAGAAAAAGCAGGCATTCAATGCCTACAAAGCGCAgcgggagaaggaggagaaggaagaggcccGGCTAAGAGCCAAGGAGGCCAAGCAGACCTTGCAGCATTTCCTGGAGCAGCATGAACGCATGACCTCCACTACCCGCTACCG GCGGGCAGAACAGACCTTTGGGGAGCTGGAGGTCTGGGCTGTGGTCCCTGAGAGGGATCGAAAAGAGGTTTATGATGATGTCCTCTTCTTCCTGGCCAAGAAAGAGAAG GAACAGGCCAAGCAGCTGCGGCGCCGCAACATCCAGGCCCTGAAGAGCATCCTAGATGGGATGAGTAGTGTCAACTTCCAAACAACATGGTCCCAGGCCCAGCAGTACCTCATGGATAACCCCAGCTTTGCTCAGGACCATCAGCTGCAGA ACATGGACAAGGAAGATGCGCTGATCTGCTTTGAGGAGCACATCCGAGctttggagagggaggaggaggaggagcgagAGCGAGCCCGACTTCGGGAGCGGCGCCAGCAGCGCAAGAACCGGGAAGCCTTCCAG ACCTTCCTGGATGAGCTGCACGAGACAGGGCAGCTGCACTCCATGTCCACCTGGATGGAGCTGTACCCAGCGGTCAGCACTGATATCCGCTTTGCCAACATGCTGGGCCAGCCGG gcTCCACCCCTCTGGACTTGTTCAAGTTCTATGTGGAAGAGTTGAAGGCCCGATTCCATGATGAGAAGAAGATCATAAAGGACATCCTTAAG GACCGGGGCTTCTGCGTGGAGGTGAACACAGCCTTCGAGGACTTCGCCCACGTCATAAGCTTTGACAAGAGGGCTGCTGCGCTGGATGCAGGCAACATCAAGCTGACTTTCAATAGT CTGCTGGAGAAAGCAGAGGCGCGCGAGAGAGAGCGGGAGAAGGAGGAGGCCCGGCGGCTGCGGCGCAGGGAAGCTGCCTTCCGAAGCATGCTGAGGCAGGCTGTGCCTGCTCTGGAGCTGGGCACGGCCTGGGAAGAG GTCCGTGAGCGCTTTGTGTGCGACTCAGCCTTTGAGCAGATCACCCTGGAGTCGGAGCGGATCCGGCTCTTTCGGGAGTTCCTGCAGGTACTGGAG ACGGAATGCCAGCACCTCCACAGCAAAGGCCGGAAACACGGCAGAAAGGGCAAGAAGCACCATCGCAAGCGTTCCCACTCACCTTCAGTGAGTTGGCGG GGCTCTGAGTCAGGAGATGAGGAGCTGCCCCCACCCTCTCTCCGGCCCCCCAAGCGGAGGCGACGGAACCCCTCGGAGTCAGGCTCTGAGCCCTCTTCCTCACTTGATTCTGTTGAAAGTGGGGGTGCTGCCCTTGGAGGACGGGGTTCCCCCTCCTCTCGCCTTCTCCTTGGATCAG GCAGGAAgcggagagaaggaaggaggactgGACTGAGACTTCCTCAGACAG ATCATGGTCTTCGGAAagccaagaaaccaaaaaagaaaactaagaagagAAGACACAAGTCG AATAGTCCTGAGAGCGAGACAGACCCTGAGGAGAAAGCTGCCAAGGAGAGTGATGAGAAAGAACCGGAACAGGACAAGGACAGGGACCTCCGGCGGGCAGAGCTCCCTAACCGCTCCCCAGCCTTTGGAGTCAAGAAGGAGAAG ACGGGCTGGGACACGTCGGAAAGCGAGCTGAGTGAGGGTGAGCTGGAAAGACGGCGGCGGACGCTCTTGCAGCAGCTGGACGACCACCAGTGA